One Lujinxingia sediminis DNA window includes the following coding sequences:
- a CDS encoding ATP-binding protein: MNPNESGIAGFSQLDLRAQAEALLSKGDEKGISARDPQELIRELKLHHIELELQNKELKRCQSQLESTRERYIDLYFHAPIGYASLTAEGSIDELNFMAADHLELTRQELLHASFGELLTPSSRERFQAHLARTFSSGELQKCDVVARLPDGGQTHLRLTSVMVKGNEDTPARSRTIVMDINDEQHAERERVALQDQLRQAHKMEALGRLVSGIAHDFNNLLTLIIGYSKLAMNQLPSSNPFFAHAQQINKAGHHASELIDQLLAFSRERAPSPTRMVLNETIRDIESMLRRVTGDDIEFNLSLDEALGETCFDAAQFKQVLMNLVINACEAMPQGGRLTVRTRNIQLHERAAARLNIEPGPFVLVEVEDTGYGIPEEVVSRVFDSNFTTKSSDKTHGFGLATSQGILRQHRGVIDVVSQSDKGTSFLIYAPRIDAARAEESPAPTPTILLVEDQTDLRQLATMVLSTAGYRVLSASSPAEGVEIAELHPGALDLILTDVTMPGMNGRQLAERVLKTHPNTHVLYISGHDHESVCRERGIDLDAPFLEKPFTPERLVEIVSALIEPPLNAPTPSFDPSSDHTPPPG; this comes from the coding sequence ATGAATCCAAATGAAAGCGGCATCGCAGGCTTCTCTCAACTCGACCTTCGTGCACAGGCCGAGGCGTTGCTGAGCAAGGGCGATGAGAAGGGCATATCCGCGCGCGATCCTCAAGAGCTGATTCGTGAGCTAAAGCTCCATCATATCGAGCTCGAACTTCAAAATAAGGAACTCAAGCGCTGCCAATCCCAGCTGGAATCGACGCGCGAGCGCTACATTGATCTCTACTTTCACGCCCCGATCGGCTACGCCTCGCTGACCGCAGAGGGATCGATCGATGAGCTAAACTTCATGGCCGCCGACCATCTGGAGCTGACCCGCCAGGAACTCCTTCACGCCTCATTCGGGGAATTGCTCACGCCCTCAAGCCGCGAGCGCTTTCAGGCTCACCTGGCGCGCACCTTCAGCTCCGGCGAGCTGCAAAAATGCGACGTGGTTGCTCGCCTTCCCGATGGGGGGCAGACCCACCTTCGTCTGACCAGCGTGATGGTTAAAGGGAATGAGGACACCCCCGCGCGTAGCCGCACCATCGTGATGGACATCAACGATGAGCAACACGCGGAACGCGAGCGCGTCGCACTTCAGGACCAGCTCCGCCAGGCCCATAAAATGGAGGCGCTCGGACGGCTGGTCAGCGGTATCGCCCACGACTTCAATAATCTGCTCACGCTGATCATCGGCTACTCCAAGCTGGCGATGAACCAGCTCCCCTCTTCCAACCCCTTCTTCGCCCACGCCCAGCAGATTAATAAGGCGGGCCATCACGCCTCCGAACTCATCGACCAGCTTCTGGCGTTCAGTCGCGAGCGCGCGCCCTCGCCCACCCGCATGGTGCTCAACGAGACGATACGCGACATCGAGTCGATGTTGCGCCGGGTCACCGGCGACGACATCGAGTTCAACCTCTCGCTCGACGAAGCCCTGGGCGAAACATGTTTTGATGCCGCTCAGTTTAAACAGGTTCTCATGAACCTCGTCATCAACGCCTGTGAGGCCATGCCCCAGGGCGGCCGACTCACCGTGCGCACCCGCAACATTCAGCTGCATGAGCGCGCCGCAGCCCGGCTCAACATTGAGCCCGGCCCCTTTGTCCTCGTCGAGGTCGAAGACACCGGCTATGGCATCCCGGAGGAAGTCGTCTCCCGGGTCTTCGATTCGAACTTCACGACCAAAAGCTCCGACAAGACCCACGGCTTCGGACTGGCCACCTCCCAGGGTATTCTTCGCCAACACCGGGGTGTGATCGACGTGGTCAGCCAGAGCGATAAAGGCACCTCGTTCTTGATCTACGCCCCGCGTATCGACGCAGCTCGAGCCGAGGAGAGCCCGGCGCCTACGCCGACCATATTGCTGGTCGAAGATCAGACCGATCTTCGCCAGTTGGCCACCATGGTGCTGAGCACCGCCGGCTACCGCGTGCTCAGCGCGAGCTCTCCGGCCGAAGGTGTCGAGATCGCCGAGCTTCACCCCGGCGCACTCGATCTTATCCTCACCGATGTGACGATGCCCGGGATGAACGGACGCCAGCTGGCCGAACGGGTCCTTAAGACCCATCCCAACACCCACGTACTCTATATCTCAGGCCACGATCACGAGTCGGTATGTCGGGAGCGCGGAATCGACCTCGACGCTCCATTCTTAGAAAAGCCCTTTACGCCGGAGCGGCTCGTCGAGATTGTCTCCGCCCTGATCGAACCGCCCCTCAACGCCCCCACGCCGAGCTTTGACCCCAGCAGTGATCACACCCCTCCCCCCGGATGA
- a CDS encoding CheR family methyltransferase, with translation MHTLRIGHDPLGQIISRVANLSGEYLAPYRTEHIREAIERRLQALNLPSFEAYLAYLDVEPLEACATLNEAFVGVTRFFRDAEAFEALAHQLARRFRQRSDPLRVYVAACSTGQEALSIFILLERLCQALALPRPEPLLATDINPHAINAAREGVYTTEQLRDLSASIRRQFFGPSPHGFYLLDHYQQRIHYQVSDVLQGLPPRRFDLICCRNLLIYLKPPAQLHLLQSLHDALHPEGLLFLGAYESAASLPALFALVDAKHSIYSRRH, from the coding sequence ATGCACACCCTTCGCATTGGACATGACCCCCTCGGCCAGATCATCTCCCGCGTCGCAAACCTCTCGGGAGAATATCTGGCCCCCTATCGCACTGAGCACATCCGTGAGGCCATTGAGCGTCGCTTGCAGGCGCTAAACCTGCCCTCCTTTGAGGCCTACCTCGCTTATCTGGACGTTGAGCCCCTGGAGGCCTGCGCAACGCTCAATGAGGCCTTTGTAGGCGTGACCCGATTCTTTCGCGATGCGGAGGCCTTTGAAGCGCTCGCCCACCAGCTTGCCCGACGCTTTCGCCAACGCTCCGATCCGCTGCGCGTCTACGTAGCGGCCTGCTCCACCGGCCAGGAAGCCCTCTCGATCTTTATTCTCCTGGAGCGGCTCTGCCAGGCGCTTGCTCTCCCCCGGCCTGAGCCCCTGCTCGCCACCGACATAAACCCCCATGCCATCAACGCAGCGCGTGAAGGCGTCTACACCACCGAGCAACTCCGAGACCTCTCCGCTTCGATCCGCCGCCAGTTCTTCGGGCCCTCTCCCCACGGCTTTTACCTTTTGGATCACTACCAGCAGCGCATTCACTACCAGGTGAGCGACGTGTTGCAGGGGCTGCCGCCGAGGCGTTTCGATCTGATCTGCTGTCGCAACCTGCTCATCTACCTCAAGCCCCCGGCGCAGCTGCACCTGCTGCAAAGCCTTCACGACGCGCTCCACCCCGAAGGGCTGCTCTTTCTGGGCGCCTACGAGTCCGCCGCCTCGCTGCCAGCCCTCTTCGCACTGGTTGACGCCAAACATAGCATCTACTCCCGCCGACACTAA
- a CDS encoding amidase has translation MRLTGPALTLARRAAETPAGAHLLRRQALSDFGIDHLLDLPPSERGRLRFDPQPLHPTRKRGWQDQQRGAPPAAPGRTTTAMLGDAFKTGATSPVEVLQNIQHQLGARRLGRATHSPFVCTDFERAMEAARASQERWQRGEPRGALDGIPVPVKDQVEMEGLPLRCGTRYFSEVARRDAFVVDALRQEGALLYGRTHTTEWGMNPSGFSPHFAMPRNVYSSQHGAGGSSTGSAVAVALGLSPVALGSDGGGSIRIPSALNGLLGIKPTFGRISRSGDAFGAGTVSSMGPLGQSTADLVEFLCAACAPDPRDPANRWAPHNPERTSQWRAALGRGVRGCRIGYIPEELDALDPALQQPTLEALRSFAAEGATLVEIDFPLAAHALAIGVLAIGLETMANLADHLIMHPDDFSEEVRVMMASLRTITTDEFFAAQRTRERLKEHLRDHLDDVDLLALPTTRTTALPYDLSLTGAELLDDQGTRDMCRFTFLANISGLPAGSLPIGRHKELPFGLQFVGAAFDEASVIAALAHGERMGLNHLPAPADYLKLA, from the coding sequence ATGCGCCTGACCGGACCCGCACTCACGCTTGCCCGACGCGCCGCCGAGACCCCGGCCGGCGCGCACCTGCTACGCCGCCAGGCGCTGAGCGACTTTGGCATCGACCACCTCCTCGATCTTCCGCCGAGCGAGCGTGGCCGGCTGCGCTTTGATCCCCAACCACTCCACCCCACCCGAAAACGCGGCTGGCAGGATCAGCAGCGCGGAGCTCCCCCCGCTGCTCCGGGGCGCACCACCACCGCGATGCTTGGCGACGCCTTCAAAACGGGCGCCACCTCTCCCGTGGAGGTACTCCAGAACATCCAACACCAGCTCGGCGCGCGGCGTCTGGGCCGTGCCACGCATTCCCCCTTTGTCTGCACTGACTTTGAACGGGCGATGGAGGCTGCTCGCGCAAGTCAGGAGCGCTGGCAGCGCGGCGAGCCCCGGGGTGCCCTCGACGGCATCCCGGTACCGGTGAAAGATCAGGTCGAGATGGAGGGCTTGCCCCTGCGCTGTGGCACCCGCTACTTCAGCGAAGTCGCCCGGCGCGACGCCTTTGTGGTGGATGCCTTACGCCAGGAGGGTGCCCTGCTCTACGGCCGCACCCACACCACCGAGTGGGGCATGAACCCCTCGGGCTTCTCGCCACATTTTGCGATGCCACGCAACGTCTACAGCTCGCAGCATGGCGCCGGGGGCTCATCGACAGGTTCGGCGGTCGCCGTCGCCCTGGGGCTTTCGCCGGTAGCACTGGGCTCCGACGGTGGCGGATCGATCCGCATCCCCTCGGCGCTTAACGGGCTTCTGGGCATCAAACCCACCTTCGGCCGCATCAGCCGCAGCGGCGACGCCTTCGGCGCGGGCACCGTCTCATCGATGGGCCCCCTGGGTCAGTCCACCGCGGATCTCGTCGAATTTCTATGCGCGGCCTGCGCCCCCGATCCCCGCGATCCGGCCAACCGCTGGGCACCGCATAACCCGGAGCGAACCTCGCAGTGGCGCGCCGCGCTGGGGCGCGGCGTGCGTGGCTGCCGCATCGGCTACATCCCCGAAGAACTCGACGCACTCGACCCGGCACTCCAGCAACCCACCCTCGAGGCACTCCGTAGCTTCGCCGCCGAAGGGGCCACCCTGGTCGAGATCGACTTCCCCCTGGCCGCACACGCCCTGGCCATCGGCGTCCTCGCCATCGGCCTGGAAACCATGGCCAACCTCGCCGACCACCTCATCATGCACCCCGATGACTTCTCGGAGGAAGTGCGCGTGATGATGGCCTCGCTACGCACCATCACCACCGATGAGTTTTTTGCCGCCCAGCGCACCCGCGAACGTCTCAAGGAGCACCTGCGCGACCATCTCGACGACGTCGACCTGCTGGCACTGCCCACCACACGCACCACCGCACTCCCCTACGACTTAAGCCTCACCGGCGCGGAGCTGCTCGACGATCAGGGCACCCGCGACATGTGCCGCTTTACCTTTCTGGCCAACATCAGCGGACTTCCCGCCGGCAGCCTCCCCATTGGCCGCCACAAGGAACTTCCCTTTGGCCTGCAGTTCGTCGGTGCGGCCTTCGACGAGGCCTCCGTCATCGCCGCCCTCGCCCATGGCGAACGCATGGGCTTAAACCACCTCCCCGCTCCCGCCGACTACCTGAAGCTGGCCTGA
- a CDS encoding enoyl-CoA hydratase-related protein, whose amino-acid sequence MSDVLYAVDGSIARITLNRPEARNAFSDAMIKGITESLDKAEFDPEVRVVVIRGEGSAFCAGGDLKAMRDHSGMFSGDPVELRQRYLRGMQTLPRRFDSFEKPTIAQINGAAIGAGLGLALMCDLRVSAERAKFGSTFAKVGLIPGDGGAYLLTRTVGFSKALELILTARVIDAETALKIDMVHEVVASDQLQARVDALASEIAALPPKAVRMAKTALYRSVNRDLESALHITAALQGLIQSTQEHEDAVDALLNTIHSRKES is encoded by the coding sequence ATGTCGGATGTGCTCTACGCTGTAGATGGATCGATCGCCCGCATTACGCTCAACCGCCCCGAGGCCCGCAACGCCTTCTCCGACGCCATGATCAAGGGCATCACCGAGAGCCTCGATAAGGCCGAATTCGACCCCGAGGTACGCGTCGTGGTGATCCGCGGCGAAGGTTCGGCCTTCTGTGCCGGAGGCGACCTGAAGGCCATGCGCGATCATAGCGGGATGTTCTCCGGCGATCCGGTGGAGCTTCGCCAGCGCTACCTGCGCGGAATGCAAACCCTTCCGCGGCGCTTCGACAGCTTTGAGAAGCCGACCATCGCCCAGATCAACGGGGCGGCCATCGGCGCCGGTCTCGGACTGGCGCTGATGTGCGATCTTCGGGTGAGCGCAGAGCGCGCCAAATTCGGCTCGACCTTCGCAAAGGTGGGGCTGATCCCGGGCGATGGTGGCGCCTACCTGCTCACGCGCACCGTCGGTTTCAGCAAAGCCCTGGAGCTGATTCTCACCGCGCGCGTTATCGACGCCGAGACCGCACTCAAGATCGACATGGTCCACGAGGTCGTTGCCAGCGACCAACTTCAGGCCCGCGTCGACGCGCTCGCCAGTGAGATCGCCGCGCTGCCCCCCAAGGCGGTGCGCATGGCCAAGACCGCCCTCTACCGCAGCGTCAACCGCGACCTGGAGAGCGCACTGCACATCACCGCCGCCCTGCAGGGGCTGATTCAGAGCACTCAGGAGCATGAAGACGCCGTCGACGCCCTCCTCAACACCATCCACAGCCGCAAGGAGTCGTAA
- a CDS encoding tRNA-queuosine alpha-mannosyltransferase domain-containing protein, with the protein MKVLLLSAYHAHSHAQWARGLAENLEGIEVDIRTLPPRHFPWRMRGNALSFAADLSLDAAEYEALLVTSMVDLATLRGLRPELCRLPTAVYFHENQAVYPLKEDRDRAHYIITNLYTAMAADRVIFNSPFNLRTFFEGTAAFLKKMPDGVPSTTLEALRERASVLPVPLPDALFEVAGGEGIPTPERDPHRPLRLVWNHRWEHDKDPRAFFEALFALDAQNVDFRLVVLGPRFRNAPPIFAQARHQLAHRIDHFGYAETRADYLGWLRRCDVVVSTARHEFQGLAVQEAVALGCRPLLPARQAYPDFFEERWLYPSHEDHQTQVQVLIEALKRLLINPEGLRKSSPPDLSILRWERQKWDYARLLNALN; encoded by the coding sequence GTGAAGGTTCTGCTCCTATCGGCGTACCATGCGCACAGCCACGCCCAGTGGGCGCGCGGCCTGGCGGAGAACCTCGAGGGCATCGAGGTCGACATCCGCACACTGCCCCCGCGCCACTTTCCCTGGCGGATGCGCGGCAACGCACTGAGTTTCGCGGCCGACCTCTCCCTGGATGCGGCTGAATACGAGGCGTTGCTGGTCACCTCGATGGTCGATCTGGCCACGTTGCGCGGACTTCGCCCCGAGCTCTGCCGACTTCCCACCGCGGTCTACTTTCACGAAAACCAGGCCGTCTACCCGCTCAAAGAAGACCGCGATCGCGCCCATTACATCATCACCAACCTGTATACGGCGATGGCCGCCGACCGGGTGATCTTTAACTCCCCCTTTAACCTGCGCACTTTTTTTGAGGGTACCGCAGCCTTCCTTAAAAAGATGCCCGATGGCGTGCCCTCAACGACTCTTGAGGCGTTGAGAGAGCGCGCGAGTGTGCTCCCCGTTCCACTACCCGACGCCCTCTTCGAAGTCGCAGGCGGCGAGGGGATCCCGACGCCGGAGCGCGATCCCCATCGCCCGCTGCGCCTGGTGTGGAACCACCGCTGGGAGCACGACAAAGATCCGCGCGCCTTCTTTGAAGCCCTCTTCGCGCTCGACGCTCAAAACGTGGACTTCCGCCTGGTGGTGCTCGGCCCGCGTTTCCGCAACGCCCCACCGATCTTCGCTCAGGCCCGCCATCAGCTTGCTCACCGCATCGACCACTTCGGCTACGCCGAGACTCGCGCCGACTACCTGGGCTGGCTCCGGCGCTGCGATGTCGTTGTCTCGACTGCCCGACACGAGTTTCAAGGTCTTGCCGTTCAGGAAGCCGTCGCGCTGGGCTGCCGGCCCCTCTTGCCGGCTCGCCAGGCCTACCCGGACTTCTTTGAGGAGCGCTGGCTCTACCCCTCCCACGAGGACCATCAGACCCAGGTTCAGGTGCTTATTGAGGCGCTTAAACGCCTCCTGATCAATCCCGAAGGCCTGCGCAAATCATCGCCACCCGATCTTTCAATCTTGCGCTGGGAACGGCAAAAATGGGATTATGCCAGACTATTAAATGCTCTTAACTGA
- the rpsD gene encoding 30S ribosomal protein S4: MARYTGPRLRIARRLGTDLPGLTRKLADRRPYPPGQHGQGRQRFSEFKKQLYEKQKLRYNYGLSEGQLRNLFVEAQRSKDPAGLVLLRLLEQRLDNVIFRLGLAPTIPAARQLVVHGHVVVDGKKVDRPSYRVEPGREISVRAKSRELNIVQESVAQPTLRMPGYLSFDSKTLTGKMLALPSREDIPVQVQENLVVEYYSPRL, encoded by the coding sequence ATGGCTCGTTATACTGGACCGCGCCTTCGTATCGCCCGTCGCCTCGGCACTGACCTGCCGGGTCTGACCCGTAAGCTTGCTGACCGCCGCCCCTACCCGCCGGGACAACACGGCCAGGGCCGCCAGCGCTTCAGCGAGTTCAAGAAGCAGCTCTATGAGAAGCAGAAACTTCGCTACAACTACGGCCTGAGCGAAGGCCAGCTTCGTAACCTCTTTGTGGAAGCGCAGCGCTCCAAAGACCCGGCCGGCCTTGTGCTGCTGCGTCTTCTCGAGCAGCGCCTCGACAACGTGATCTTCCGCCTGGGTCTGGCTCCGACCATCCCGGCCGCCCGCCAGCTTGTGGTCCACGGCCACGTGGTCGTCGACGGCAAAAAGGTCGACCGCCCCAGCTACCGCGTCGAGCCCGGCCGCGAGATCTCGGTCCGCGCCAAGAGCCGCGAGCTGAACATCGTTCAGGAATCGGTGGCCCAGCCCACCCTGCGTATGCCCGGCTACCTGAGCTTTGACTCCAAGACCCTCACCGGCAAGATGCTGGCTCTGCCCAGCCGCGAAGATATCCCGGTGCAGGTTCAGGAGAACCTGGTCGTCGAGTACTACTCGCCGCGCCTCTGA
- a CDS encoding SDR family oxidoreductase, with translation MQPLRLLVFGAHTYLGMEVARLGRAIGHRIVALTPGGAPRLDAPWVAGIEWVQADTFGPDHPGATPAPHALIYCATTHFDDAEGRLERHNVKALQGLIEAPGLVHSRVVYRSAAPTPLVPSAYIESTRRAEAMLNERFPDHVSLRLPLLYGSDRPDSVVGAAIVGLFASLRPAHYPPPMRVETAAIALLRAALEPEHRGVIHAPEVASLGDALYAQAH, from the coding sequence ATGCAACCCCTGAGACTGCTGGTTTTCGGCGCGCATACCTACCTGGGCATGGAGGTCGCCCGGCTGGGACGGGCGATCGGTCATCGTATTGTTGCGCTAACCCCGGGGGGAGCACCCCGACTTGATGCCCCATGGGTGGCCGGGATCGAGTGGGTGCAGGCCGACACCTTCGGGCCGGACCACCCGGGGGCCACCCCGGCGCCGCATGCACTGATCTACTGCGCCACCACCCATTTCGACGACGCAGAAGGTCGGCTGGAACGCCACAACGTCAAGGCTTTGCAGGGGCTTATCGAAGCGCCGGGGTTGGTCCACAGCCGCGTGGTCTACCGCTCGGCCGCTCCCACCCCTCTTGTGCCTTCGGCCTACATCGAGAGCACCCGGCGCGCAGAGGCCATGCTCAACGAGCGCTTCCCCGATCATGTCAGCCTGCGCCTGCCCCTTCTCTACGGGAGCGATCGCCCGGATAGCGTGGTCGGCGCGGCGATCGTGGGGCTCTTCGCCAGCCTGCGCCCCGCGCACTACCCGCCTCCGATGCGCGTGGAGACGGCCGCCATCGCCTTATTGCGCGCGGCTCTGGAGCCCGAGCACCGGGGCGTAATCCACGCTCCGGAGGTCGCCTCCCTGGGAGACGCTCTCTACGCCCAGGCCCACTGA
- a CDS encoding NERD domain-containing protein kinase family protein, with protein sequence MATYIPIGAPANDAETEGMRLLRDLLPEHYVVIGNFDLRLKGRRNSLEFDAVVIGEHGIYAVEIKGWSGPIEGAAGRWKTPWTTLDNPLTHLERKTKALRQFISEGVGGLQASIFCSPVVLFPRPVEGLTLPEAQRRHVVQPDEIYGYFVDLDLLREQGPGPLSDVQLRQAVVDAIVPRANALKDRVTIEAYEIEEELEVGHRHWREYVGHHRYVKSRGKVRIKAYTMDLLGEAERQQAELARAVRDTEALSVLDDNPYVARSYDMVRDQDDELIFYMISEYVGSRTLGAYLERAREHGWKLDRRLKIACALVEAVQSIHQAGIIHRNLHPGVIYMTRAHARVPFKVADFDFARIQQLESISDELNSIGTEGYRAPELWMGEPYDHRVDIFSLGAILFELLTLERLFEGMGDLLQIDEIWARRREAIVWPELVEAIGQMLRTSAEQRVDSLDAVADALDAIAALAG encoded by the coding sequence ATGGCAACTTATATCCCGATTGGCGCTCCGGCCAATGATGCCGAGACCGAGGGGATGCGGCTTCTGCGTGATCTGCTCCCGGAGCATTACGTGGTGATCGGTAATTTCGATCTTCGCCTTAAAGGGCGCCGCAACTCTCTGGAATTCGATGCAGTGGTCATTGGCGAGCACGGCATCTACGCGGTGGAGATCAAGGGGTGGAGCGGCCCGATTGAAGGGGCGGCAGGCCGTTGGAAGACGCCCTGGACAACGCTGGACAATCCGCTGACGCATCTGGAGCGCAAGACCAAGGCGTTGCGCCAGTTCATCTCCGAGGGGGTCGGGGGGCTTCAGGCCTCGATCTTTTGCTCGCCGGTGGTGCTTTTTCCTCGTCCGGTGGAGGGGCTGACCCTTCCCGAAGCGCAACGCCGCCATGTGGTGCAGCCCGACGAGATCTACGGCTACTTTGTCGATCTGGATCTTCTGCGCGAGCAGGGCCCCGGCCCCTTAAGCGACGTGCAGCTGCGCCAGGCTGTGGTCGATGCGATTGTGCCCCGGGCAAACGCCCTCAAGGATCGGGTGACGATCGAGGCCTATGAGATCGAAGAGGAGCTCGAAGTCGGCCACCGCCACTGGCGGGAGTACGTGGGGCATCATCGTTACGTAAAGAGCCGCGGCAAGGTGCGCATCAAGGCCTACACCATGGATCTGCTCGGTGAGGCTGAGCGCCAGCAGGCCGAGCTGGCCCGGGCGGTGCGCGACACCGAGGCGCTCTCGGTACTCGACGATAACCCTTACGTGGCGCGCTCCTACGATATGGTGCGCGACCAGGACGATGAGCTGATCTTCTACATGATCAGCGAATACGTCGGCTCTCGGACCCTGGGTGCTTATCTGGAGCGTGCGCGCGAGCATGGTTGGAAGCTCGATCGTCGTCTCAAGATTGCCTGCGCTCTGGTTGAAGCGGTGCAGAGCATTCATCAGGCAGGCATCATTCATCGCAACCTGCACCCGGGGGTGATCTACATGACCCGGGCCCACGCGCGGGTGCCTTTTAAGGTTGCCGACTTTGACTTCGCCCGAATTCAGCAGCTCGAGTCGATCTCCGATGAGCTCAACAGCATCGGCACCGAGGGCTACCGCGCCCCGGAGTTGTGGATGGGTGAGCCTTATGATCACCGGGTGGACATCTTCTCGCTCGGTGCGATCCTCTTTGAGCTGCTCACCCTGGAGCGCCTTTTTGAGGGGATGGGCGATCTCCTGCAGATCGACGAGATCTGGGCCAGGCGGCGCGAGGCGATCGTATGGCCGGAGCTGGTCGAGGCGATAGGCCAGATGCTCAGGACCAGCGCTGAGCAGCGCGTGGACAGCCTGGACGCCGTCGCCGACGCCCTCGACGCGATCGCTGCGCTTGCGGGTTAA